ACTGTTCTCGTCAGCCCAAACAGGTCACTAAATAGAGAAAGAGTAAAACTTTCGGATATAGAAACGATCTGCTAAGGAATCGTTGTAAGAGTTCCACCAAAACACCCAGCTATAGCCGtactaaaacaaaattttaaacgTCTTGCGGTAATCATCCGATTCAGATTCGCGTTCCCTTCAATTCTgtttcgtttgaggtttacgaacgcgtgtctgTCTTACCAGTGACCTACGGAGGCTAGCCGGtgtatcaagtcagcgtttttattatttcagacaggtgtggtaccaattcatcgactccGAAAGCCGGAAACGTTTGCTCGCCCCAAAGATTATTCCAAACCAACCGCCACAGCAGAACTTTTTAACATTACGCCTGCTCATGTtaacagttaaaggcatcacctcacgaatctgaggtggtgcagattccagCTGGAGTATTCtgataagggatagtagactatggagaggagggtgattccgtccatttcttcctaattgccgtaaaaaaaggcccggatgatccggtgccgcacaaggctggcgcgctccagtcgaactccttgcagaaaatggtgcgccagcaagcccgaagccatatcttccgggccgttttttaaggcaattaggaagaaatggacggaatcatctccctctccataatctacgatcccgtatacgagtactccacctgaagtccgtaccatcttcgtggagtgatgcttttaaggatGAGAAATAGTGTAGAATTCTAATAGAGTATGAAGAAGTAATGGAATTTTTCGTACGAAGAGGAAAATAGTGCGACCTCTTTAGTACGCCAAGTAGTGTGTGTGGAAATTTCCCTCGATGCCGGTACCTTAGTGTGAGCAGCAGTTCGAACGTGACTCAACTCACTGCCTTTCACGGAATCGCTTCGTTTGTTGAACTTCTTCAGCGATTTTCCTTCATTCACCAACTATGGCgattaaaaaagaactaattttttctataGCGAGCGCTGCGTTTGCCTTGAAAGCTTCATACCAGTAATTGCTAATCATAATCGTGTACTCTCTTGTTGGGTCGCTTGCCGCCGAGGTAATtaagaactaaaaataaatacagtaaaaaaaagacttgaaaTTTCGAGAGGAAACACACGCTCATATGAATTACAcagattcaattttttttcaaagatgttcTGATTTTGAAATATGATGTATCCCGACTTTACAAGCTTTTGCAAATCTCCGCAGTATAAAATTTGGGTCCCCcagaaatgagcagaaaatcACACTTGAAGTTTCGTGTGGTAATTCAGCATGGTATCCCGAATTATATTTTGGAATTTGTGTCCAAAATATAATTCAGGATACCAtgttataaataaatgtaatataaatatataaatataaatatatatatatatatataaactaGGGCGGATGTACTGCAATTAGTAAGAGCCGTTGGTTGGTGAACCCAATGGTTCAAAACTGCCCAAGAGCCTACCAAGCCTTTTCGCAGGGTCGATAAAGTTGTTCCTACCAGACTTGTgtaggataaaaggataaaaataaatataatataaatatgtaatagGATAAAAATATTGACTTGATAGATCGGCTAGCCCGTgtaaatcattgtataggcccgCGATGTTGAGGTCGgctgcgttggcgcatccttaGCGGATTGATCACCACTAGATACTTTATTATTGATCTCTTAAAAATATATGAGTCATAATTTGATCTCCTATACAAAAcagaattgaatttgaattttcactTCCAAAGCAACAGACATTCTTGTATAACATTCCAACACCACACGTACATAAAAgacaagaattttttctattaaaaaaattcaaaaaaaaaaactcctacgAAAAAACCATGCACAGCAAAGCCGCAAACGTACCGTTGGAAATCAGGCCTTCAGACGGATGGAACGGCAACGACGCCAGCAGTTTGCTAATCTCGATGTAATTAGGCTTAAGGGCTTCTGTAAAGGGAAATTATCATTGAATGTGTTTGGACGAGGAAGCGATGCAGTGTCCAAAATCCCTTAGAACCTGTGCAAAAAAGCACGTCTTTAGAAAGGTGAACTAATGTAACTCAACACAATTTTATTAAGCAAGAGGCAACAGCACATTTATAAAAGCTAGATGAGAAGAACGGGTGAAAaagtagcagaaaaaattgttaCTTCATTACGCAATTCAAGGAATGGTGTttatgacgaaaaaaaaaacaaaatgaacgtTTGAATCAGGTCCGTAGATAGATCATACTAAACTGACCTTTCCTCCACAGCAGTAATGGCAGCGAAGTGGACAAATTTATCAGGATACCACCGAGTAGCAAAATAGCGACGTTACACAATGACCTCATTTTGGACGCCTTCGCTGCTCCGCTGTGACTCAGCCGGGTATCAACTGCGGAACAAGGAATGTTTGATCTGTGGATGGCGTCACGCATGGCTACTTCCTGCTTGCTGACAGCGTACGAAATCTTTGTAAATATTTACGAAAGGAAATTAGCCGGTTTAGCATTGCTATCATCCACAAAGGTTTTCATAGTTATTattaaaaggatgaaggataaagtcactggcgtatcaatccacttgggatgcgccaacgcgttctacTGGAATTcttaatcgttgaggtttaccaacgtgtaactggcctatccAATGATTTGCgcaggccagccgatgatcaagtcagtgtttttatcctcccagacaggtctggtaccaatttatcgaccccggagggatgaaaggtttggtttgcactaggacggtttcgaaccctcgaccgttaTTTTTACTCTCTAAATTATAATTTCGGGAGGGAAGGCAAGTTCTTGAACGAGTATCTTTTTCTCAGCATGGAGGGCAGCTCTGGGTTATTACCGTGTTTACTTGTGCTGTGCCCTTTTCCTTACTACGACAACGTGGCTAGGAAGTCAAATGTCAACGTCACGCCCTTAGCGGTTTTAACCTGGCCCAACTTCATAATCGCATAGCTGCACTCCGATAAACTTACTCCTAAGTGTAACTGGAAGATTGATGTCATTATAAGCACCAACAAAAGGTTATGCTGAGCAATTTTTCAGGCTGAAATAGcgatgaaaaatgattttggaGAAGCACGAACACAGTCTACAGTAGACAGTTAGTTTGTAAGCAAGCGGACTAactgtgtttatttattaggcatttgtatatttttatgtGTTATGCATTTATCATGTCATCAGTGCCCATGGAAATCCTTCTCTAAAGGAATCACAGTCGGTTAGTCGCGAAGCTATGTGGTACGTCTCCTAACTGCACATGGGCGGACCAAAGTGACCACATGACTGCCATGAGACGCACGAGGATTCTCCCAGTTTCTGTCAGGTGCGGACTGGATCATAACACTCTTGAAACGCAGACGGACTAGGGTTAGAAACTTGtccattaaatttttaatttagttaAACTAAAAGTTAAATTAAGTTAAATTTAGATAGAGTATTGGGAAAGACTTTAGCGGCAGCAGATTATATCCTAGCCTGTAAGGGAGAATACGATCAGCGGTAGGTAGGCAGAGTCAGTTAATTTAGGTAGCAACACCTGAGCATATCCACAGACTACGCTTCGTCGCTAATTTCTCTGCCAAGGCATGATCGGGACATGATCGAAAATCCGACGGGACCCTTTATACACGCACCCTCACCAGGCTCCGAAGTAATCAAAGATTGAACATCTGAGGAATCTTCCTCAGTTCTAATCGACACTCTGGCGAATTCATTTACGTATATCTGTCTGTtgctaaacagtggaagaccaacAAGGAAGTTGTTGTATAAGAATGGAGACCTACATGATATCGGTGCGTGTTGTCCAATTTGCTTATTGCCTGTCATCTACAAACTCTTTATTAGAATGGTCCTCCACAAgattgaagaagaaagcaCTAGATGAACAACAATTTCAGTAATCAGGATATCGAAAAGTATTCAGCACAATTGGACGCACATACACGGTTTCGAAACTTATCAAATCATCGCGAGAGTGGAAGATGACGCCGTGTctccctttaaaggcatcaccccacgaatctgaggtggtgcggatttgaggtggagtattcgtatacgatatagtagattatggggaggagtgtgattccgtccatttgttcccaattgccgtaaaaacggtccggaagatgcggcgccgcacaaagctggcgcgctccagtcgaaaaCCTTGTAAAGaacagtgcgccggaacgctcgaagccgtatcttccgggcagttttctacggcaattaggaagaaatgaacggaatcaccgttCTCCACATACCGGCCGAGTTGTATGAAACATGAGGAAGTATCGGTCTTCAGCCgaaactgtgaaaaaaaaaagcgtgtgaAGAACGGATGGTCTTCGGATGCCCCTTTTACGGAATAAACAAATAGCAGAATAAACATGGTGAGCACCGATTGCACCAGTCATGTATATGTATCTCGGTCGCTAAATGAATATGAGGCTAAAGGGCACCCATTTTAGCAACTACATAAGCGCATAGAACATCACGGATGCGGTGAAGAAGGCTAAGAAAAGAcagctccgtgctcacctatttAACGCCAtagtacttcctgctttgatccATACTTCAGAGCTTCGGAAGCTTCACAAACAGGACAAAAATGCGATCGCTGCTTCTGGATGCTCaatctgaaaataaatcttGGAGTCTCCCATTCACGCACCTAAAAAAGAGGATACGACGCATCACGACCAATCGGGCGTAGTCACTGTATGTCTTCTATTAAAATGATTGTCCCGCGGCAATGTTTATGTTGTCAAGACTTTTCTGATTCTAGTCACTGACTTTGGACTTCGACGGTACAGCGTTGTGTGGGAGTGAGACATTACCTAATGTTATGATGACATTGATGTCCGTTATACCTGGTTCTAATGGGAATACGCTAACGAATACCTGCAGGGAGTAATAGATTGTTAAAACAGAAGTTGGTGATCACTTATGGCGGGGCTGCATTTCATGTCTGAACGTTCATAGACACTTACCAATTCATTACCAGAGGGCACATTAGTTCAGACGGTATTTCATTTCAGAACAGAGTGGTTTGATCCTACGCTCATTTTATTCTGACAGG
This is a stretch of genomic DNA from Necator americanus strain Aroian chromosome II, whole genome shotgun sequence. It encodes these proteins:
- a CDS encoding hypothetical protein (NECATOR_CHRII.G4294.T1), which encodes MRDAIHRSNIPCSAVDTRLSHSGAAKASKMRSLCNVAILLLGGILINLSTSLPLLLWRKEALKPNYIEISKLLASLPFHPSEGLISNGLSTSSPSSFISN